The Paracholeplasma brassicae genome includes the window GCCTTCGTGTATACGCACAGGTTGAACAATTACCAACTGTACTTAACGGACTTGGGATTGCAATCATTTCGACATCAAAAGGCTTAATGACAGATCGTGAAGCGAGAAAACAACAAATCGGTGGCGAAGTTATCGCCTACGTTTGGTAATAGGAGGAAAATAATATGTCACGTATTGGTAATAAAGTGATCAAAGTTCCTGCTGGTGTCAACGTAGAAGTAACGCCAACTAATTTCGTTACTGTTACAGGGCCAAAAGGAACTCTACAATTCCAATTTTCAACTGTGATTACAATTGAAATGGAAAACAATGAAATCACCATCAAAAGATCTTCTGACGTTAATGACGTTAGAAAATTACATGGTACAACAAGAGCTGTATTAGCTAATATGGTTACTGGTGTATCTGTTGGTTTCAAAAGAGAATTAGAAATTATTGGGGTTGGGTATAGAGCACAACTTCAAGGAAATAAGTTAGTCTTAAATGCGGGTTATTCACACTTAGTAGAACTTGACGTTCCAAATGGTGTGACTGTGACTTTACCAAAGAATACTGAAGTTATTATCGAAGGATATGACAAGCAAGTCGTTGGTGAATTCGCTGCAAACATTAGAGCTGTAAGAAAACCAGAACCTTACAAAGGTAAAGGGATTCGTTACAAAGGCGAAAATGTACGTCGCAAAGAAGGCAAGACTGCTAAGAAGTAGGAGGGCATATATATGATAAATAAACAATCAAGCAATGCAACACGTCAAAAAAGACATCTTCGCATTCGTCGTACTCTTAACGGTACAGCAGCAAGACCACGTTTAAGTGTATATCGCTCTAATACAGCTTTCTATGTACAATTAATCGACGATGTGAATCAAGTTACATTATTTGCTGCAAGAAGCACAGAAATCGAAGGCGTTAAAGGCGCTAACGTAGCTGCTGCAGAAGCAACAGGTAAATTAATCGCTGAAAAAGCGATTGCTGGTGGTATCACTGCTGTTGTATTTGACAGAAGTGGTTACTTATACCATGGTCGTATCAAAGCTTTAGCCGATGCAGCTCGTAATGCCGGCTTACAATTCTAAGGAGGAGAAAACATGCGTAAACAAAGAGAAAAAGAAGTAGAATTATTTGAAGATCGCGTTGTCTCCATCAACCGTGTTACTAAAGTAGTTAAGGGTGGACGTCGTTTTAGATTTGCAGCCTTAGTTGTTATTGGTGACAAAAACGGCACAATTGGATTTGGCATGGGCAAAGCACAAGAAGTTCCAGATGCGATCAAAAAAGCAGTTGAAGCAGCTAAAAAGAATACAATTAAGATTTCAATCGTAAACAACACCATCGCTCATACCGTAACAGGTAACTATGGCGCAGGTAAAGTATTCTTAAAACCAGCTTCTGAAGGTACTGGGGTAATTGCAGGTGGTGCGGTTCGTACAATTTGTGAATTAGCTGGTATCAACAACATTTTAAGTAAGTCATTAGGTTCTAAATCACCAATTAACATGGTGAGAGCAACATTTGCAGGTTTAGAAAGTGTCAAAACAATTGAAGAAGTTGCTGCATTACGCGGTGTTTCTGTAGAAAGTTTGGTGTAATCTATGAAAATTGAAATCACATTAAAGAAATCTTTAATCGGTAGAAAACAAAATCAAGTTAAAACTGCTCACGCTTTAGGACTAAGAAAATTAAACTCATCAGTAGTTAAAGAGAGAAATGAAGCCATCGATGGTATGGTTAACACAATCGCTCATTTAGTTACTGTCAAAGAAATCGCGTAAAGGAGGGCAAAACGATGTTAAATGAATTAAGACCAAATGAGGGTGCTCGTAAAAGTCGTAAAAGACTAGGACGCGGTATCGGTAGTGGCACTGGTA containing:
- the rpmD gene encoding 50S ribosomal protein L30, which codes for MKIEITLKKSLIGRKQNQVKTAHALGLRKLNSSVVKERNEAIDGMVNTIAHLVTVKEIA
- the rpsE gene encoding 30S ribosomal protein S5 — encoded protein: MRKQREKEVELFEDRVVSINRVTKVVKGGRRFRFAALVVIGDKNGTIGFGMGKAQEVPDAIKKAVEAAKKNTIKISIVNNTIAHTVTGNYGAGKVFLKPASEGTGVIAGGAVRTICELAGINNILSKSLGSKSPINMVRATFAGLESVKTIEEVAALRGVSVESLV
- the rplR gene encoding 50S ribosomal protein L18 — protein: MINKQSSNATRQKRHLRIRRTLNGTAARPRLSVYRSNTAFYVQLIDDVNQVTLFAARSTEIEGVKGANVAAAEATGKLIAEKAIAGGITAVVFDRSGYLYHGRIKALADAARNAGLQF
- the rplF gene encoding 50S ribosomal protein L6, with the protein product MSRIGNKVIKVPAGVNVEVTPTNFVTVTGPKGTLQFQFSTVITIEMENNEITIKRSSDVNDVRKLHGTTRAVLANMVTGVSVGFKRELEIIGVGYRAQLQGNKLVLNAGYSHLVELDVPNGVTVTLPKNTEVIIEGYDKQVVGEFAANIRAVRKPEPYKGKGIRYKGENVRRKEGKTAKK